The sequence TGGCAACCCGGCGTAACCGCCGATAGTATTGTGGCCCGCACCATCCGTTACCGCAATAACGGTTCGGTAATATTACTGCACGATGCCGGCGGCGATACCCGCGAGGAGACCGTAAAGGCCCTGCCCCGCATTATCCACTACTTTAAGAGCCACGGTTACCAGTTTACCACCATTGCCGATATTTTGGATAAAACCCGCGATGACCTGATGCCATTGCCCAAGGACGACCCCGGCAGCGGCATCACCAGCCGATTGTACGATTGGGTGGTGGCAGGTTATTTTTACAGCAACTACGTACTGCAAACCATCTTCTTCACGGCTATTTTCCTGGCATTGGGCCGTATTATTTTGATTGCCATCCTGTCTATCAGGCAATATATTGACAACAAGAAAGAAGAAAAGAATATGCCAGATCCGGCTACGCTGCCATCGGTGAGTATTATTGTGCCGGGTTATAACGAAGAGGTTACGGCTGTGCAAACCATCCAAAGCCTGCTGCAAACCGATTACCCGGCGTTCGATATTATTTTTATTGATGACGGATCGAAGGATAAAACCTTCCAGGTGGTTTCGGATGCCTTCAACGGGCACCCAAAGGTGCAGATCCTGACCAAGCCCAACGGCGGCAAGGCATCGGCGCTTAACTTTGGTATCACGCATGCCAAGTCCGACTATGTGATCTGTATCGACGCCGATACCCAGCTAAAAAACGACGCTGTTTATCACCTGATGCGCTATTTTACCGACGAGGAGATAGGCGCCTTAGCCGGCACCGTTAAAGTGGGCAACGCGAACAATATCATCACCAACTGGCAGTCGATAGAGTACATCACCGCCCAAAATATGGACCGCCGCGCGTTCGACCTGCTCAACAGTATTACCGTTGTGCCGGGCGCTATCGGGGCATTCCGAAAATCGGCCATCTTTAGGTCGGGAGGTTTTACTACTGATACCCTGGCCGAAGATTGCGATCTGACCATGCGTATCCTGAAACTGGGCTACATTGTGCGCAATTGCGACGATGCCATTGCCTATACCGAAGCCCCCGAATCGGTAAACGCGTTGCTGAAACAACGCTTCCGCTGGAGTTTTGGGGTGATACAGAGCTTCTGGAAAAACCGCGACGCGCTGTTTAACAAGAAATATAAATTCTTCGGGATGGTGGGGATGCCAAATATCCTGCTATTCCAGATCATATTGCCATTGTTCTCCCCTCTTGCCGACTTGATGATGATCATCGGCCTGTTTAGCGATAACCCGATGAAGATAGTGGCTTACTACCTGGTATTTATTGTGGTAGATCTGCTGGTATCGGCGCTGGCTTTTTGGATGGAGGACGAGGATTACAAAAAACTGGTTTACATCATCCCGCAACGTTTTGTGTGGCGGCAACTGATGTATTGGGTACTTTTCAAATCCATCCGCCGCGCGCTAAAAGGCGAGTTGAGTGGTTGGGGGGTGCTGAAGCGCACGGGTACGGTTACGATAAAGAAGCAGGCGTAAGGCTGAAAATAATTCATACTGATAGCGATGGTTTGAAACCCATCGCTATTTTTTTGCCCGTGCGTCATTGCGAAGAACGAAGCAATCTACACACCCAAAGAGCGGTTTTGCATTGTTCGCGATGACTCACCCGGTCGTGGCTACGCCCGACCACCCTCTCTTCGCTGCGCGAATAGCGGGAATAAGATTATCCGATACCCCCCTGCCCCGCGAAGAGAGGGCCGGCCAGCGTAGCGTAGTCGGGGTGAATCTTCGCCACCTTACTTCGCTATCCTGTTCAAATACTCCAAAATCTTCGGGTTACTATAATCGGCGCTGCCGTTTTGATGGAAAACGATCCTACCGGTTTTATCAAGAATAGTAGTAGCCGGGATGGCATTGCTCACCAGCTCCGGCGGTACATTACTGGCCAGTTGGTAAAGCGGCATGGTAAACCTGTTCTTCTGCATAAAAGACACCGACTTGCTGAAGTTGCGGTCGGCATCTACAATAATAAAAACGATGTTCTTGTTGTTCTTCAGCTTCTGGTACAGGCTGTTGATGGATGGCATTTCGGCAATGCAGGGCGGGCACCAGGTAGCCCAAAAGTTAATGAATACTACCTTACCCTTTAAATCGCTTAGGTGTATCTTGCGGCCATCGGTACTTTGAAAGATCACATCGGGAACGGCCGCCGACTTCTCAACGGACATATCCATATCCGGCTGAAACAAGCCAACCTTCATCAATCCCCGTATCATTACCGCCTTGGCCGATGGGTTGAACAACAGCACCAGTACGGCTAGGAAGAACAGTCCGTTAAGCAGATTGGATGTCTTTAAGAATTTAGTCATTAGTGCTAATTTTCGCTAAGATACATTGTTTTATATAATTACATTTCCAATGACCAATGACAGCGAAGCCTTAATGACTTTCAAGCAAGGGCCGTGGATCAAATAATACTTTAAACCAGCTGATCTTGCCATCGTTTACATGATACCAGCCACTGCTGAAAATGGTTTTGCCACCCATATCAATATCGTAAAACACGGCTACGTCGTCGCCATCGGCAAACAGGCGTTTGATGTGGTATTTCAGTTTCACCTTTTCCATATCGGCAAAGTAAGCGTCCGCGCCATCGCGCGAGCCCATTACGCCCTCAAACTGAATGTCATCGCTGGCGTATTGACGGGCTTGTTGAAAATCCTCGTTGTTCAGCGCCTTTAAAAAAGCGGTAACTGTTTCCCCGGCGTTGGTTATTGCTGTATTATCCATAAATATTGTTTTACAGATAACAGCCGCCGCGCGGAAATTGATTTGACGAAGTAGATTTTCGGGAATTAGCTGCTGCGCTGCTGGTATTTGTAATGAAGCTTTTTCAGGGTTTCAACAGCGGTCTCATCAATGCTGTAGCCGTAGCCGCTCACCAAAGTACCCTTCACTCCCGATGGGGAGGCCAGGGCGTAAACCACGGCTTCGTCGGCAGGGTCGGTGGCGCCTTCGTAGCGGTATAAGTCAACTATTTCAAACTCGTCGGCTGTATAAGTATGCTCGCCTGCCATCAGGCGGTTCTCTTCCAGGTTAAAGTCGAGGGTGTAGCCCTGCTGTTTCAATTGCGCAATGGCATCGGTAACGGTAGCGTAGTGAAATTTCTGTTTCATATATGGTTAGGATGATGATGTAAATATACGTATTTGTAATGCACAGGCGATTTAATCAACAGCAAAATAAGTACCTTGTTTGTCATCCTAACCGCACAATTTTACCTAAGTTTACTTTGTAGTCATTGGTCATTACACTACGCCGTCATTATGCTTCGCGTCATTTGTCATTGGACTAAGTATTAAAAAAAATGCCGCAGGCATTTTGACCAATGACCAATGACCAATGACCAATGACCAATGACCAATGACCAATGACAGTATCCTTAAAAAGTCCCGCCGGTAAATGGGTTATGGTATCTACCATACTGGCATCGGCTATGGCCTTTATTGATGCCACGGCGCTGAATGTGGTGCTGCCATCGCTGCAAAAAAGTTTAAATGCCAGTGGTGCCGACCTGTTTTGGATATTGAACGCTTACCTGTTGATGCTGGCATCGCTGATCCTCATCGGCGGGGCCATGGGCGATAAACTGGGGCGTAAAAAGGTGTTTATGGCCGGCATCTTCATTTTCATCTGTGGCTCGGCGGCGTGCGGATTTGCCGGCAGCGTGTTATTGCTGGTCGCCTTCCGCATGGTACAGGGTATTGGCGGCGCGCTGATGATACCCGGCAGCCTCTCGCTTATCTCCTCCTCTATCAATCCTGCCGAGCGGGGTAAAGCCATCGGCACATGGTCGGCTTTTACCACGGTGGTTACCATGGGCGGACCGATATTGGGCGGCGCCCTTGCCGATGCAGGCCTTTGGCGATATATCTTTTTCATCAACGTGCCATTCGGCATAGCGGCATTAATTATGCTGGCCTTTAAAGTAAAAGAAGTGCGCGATGAGGGCGCGGACAGATCGCTCGATCTGCCCGGGGCCGCAGCCATAGCACTTGGACTGGCTTTGGTTACCTTCGGCTTTCTGCGGATGCCGGCCTTGGGCTGGCAAAACTGGCAGGTTTACGGCTCACTGGCGGCGGGGATAGTTTTATTAACTGTATTTATCATCATCGAGCGGACGGGCAAACATCCTATGATGCCGCTGCAATTATTCAGTAACGCTACATTTAGCGGGGCCAATTTGCTTACCTTCTTTTTATATGCAGGATTAGGCGCGGGGATGCTCTTCCTTTCGCTGGATATGGTACAGGCGCAGAGCTACAGCCAGTTAAAATCGGGATTGACGTTTTTACCCTTTACCGTGCTGATGGTTACACTGGCGCGCTTCGCAGGTACGCTTGCCGATAAGCACGGGCCAAAATGGCTACTGGTGATCGGGCCGGCAACAGCGGGATTGGGTTTACTCCTCCTCTCATTCGTAACAGATACCAATGGCCCGGCTGATTACTGGACCACCTTTTTCCCCGGCGTACTGGTGTTGGGTTTGGGCATGTCGTTCACCGTAGCGCCATTAACTACCGCTGTTATGACATCGGTAAGTGATCATTTTTCGGGCACGGCATCGGGCATTAACAATGCCATGACGCGGATCTCGGGCGTATTTGCCAATGCCATCTTCGGCGCGCTGGCGGTGCTGTTCTTCGCCGGGGCCTTGCAGCAGCAGATTGAGCCATTAAAGCTGAACCCGCAGGAAAAGCAGGCGATCATAAAGCAAGCCAACAACCTGGGCAACGCCCAATTACCCAAAGGTACCGATGCCCAACACAAGGCCGACATCGACAAGGCCTTTCGTAAGGGATTTATCAGCGCCTACGGCAAGATCATGAAGTTATCGGCCGGGCTGGGGTTTTTAGGTGCGGCGATGGGGTTAGTGTTTATTAAGAAAGAGAAGAATAAATAACCTTTTGTTTAGTATACTGATATGAAAGCCAAACTTACCTTAACAATTAAAAAAGATATTATTGCAAAA comes from Mucilaginibacter mali and encodes:
- a CDS encoding MFS transporter, whose protein sequence is MTVSLKSPAGKWVMVSTILASAMAFIDATALNVVLPSLQKSLNASGADLFWILNAYLLMLASLILIGGAMGDKLGRKKVFMAGIFIFICGSAACGFAGSVLLLVAFRMVQGIGGALMIPGSLSLISSSINPAERGKAIGTWSAFTTVVTMGGPILGGALADAGLWRYIFFINVPFGIAALIMLAFKVKEVRDEGADRSLDLPGAAAIALGLALVTFGFLRMPALGWQNWQVYGSLAAGIVLLTVFIIIERTGKHPMMPLQLFSNATFSGANLLTFFLYAGLGAGMLFLSLDMVQAQSYSQLKSGLTFLPFTVLMVTLARFAGTLADKHGPKWLLVIGPATAGLGLLLLSFVTDTNGPADYWTTFFPGVLVLGLGMSFTVAPLTTAVMTSVSDHFSGTASGINNAMTRISGVFANAIFGALAVLFFAGALQQQIEPLKLNPQEKQAIIKQANNLGNAQLPKGTDAQHKADIDKAFRKGFISAYGKIMKLSAGLGFLGAAMGLVFIKKEKNK
- a CDS encoding TlpA family protein disulfide reductase, giving the protein MTKFLKTSNLLNGLFFLAVLVLLFNPSAKAVMIRGLMKVGLFQPDMDMSVEKSAAVPDVIFQSTDGRKIHLSDLKGKVVFINFWATWCPPCIAEMPSINSLYQKLKNNKNIVFIIVDADRNFSKSVSFMQKNRFTMPLYQLASNVPPELVSNAIPATTILDKTGRIVFHQNGSADYSNPKILEYLNRIAK
- a CDS encoding nuclear transport factor 2 family protein, encoding MDNTAITNAGETVTAFLKALNNEDFQQARQYASDDIQFEGVMGSRDGADAYFADMEKVKLKYHIKRLFADGDDVAVFYDIDMGGKTIFSSGWYHVNDGKISWFKVLFDPRPLLESH